The Meleagris gallopavo isolate NT-WF06-2002-E0010 breed Aviagen turkey brand Nicholas breeding stock chromosome 25, Turkey_5.1, whole genome shotgun sequence genomic interval ATGCCCATTAACCTCAGTCTGATGGACCCGTCATCAGAGGGCCAGGAGAAGGGTGATACGGACAGTGACTGGCCCATATACGTGGAGTCTGGGGAGGAGAACGATCCTGCTGATGATGACGATGCTGAGGACAAGCAGGAAATCCACAGGAGCTTAGCAGACCAAGAAACGCTTACGTAGCAGTGGGAGGAGGTGGGGAGGACTGAAAGTCTCTCTCCAACAGTGGTTGGTCTGCAACGGAAAACTTTGTATTTATCCAGTTAGTGAGACtgagttgggttttttttaattgttattcaGTGTTTTAATAGAAGAATGGGAAGAATTCAAATTCTTAATACTTCTaagttttcagtgctgtgcaccAGAATTCTGTGAAGGATCTGCCTGGGGTTCGCAGAGGTTTTATCTGAGCAATCTCCAGCTGTGTCTCTGCCTCCTGGTTTCGAGGAAGAGGAGGTGTTTTGTAGGCAGAACACCTGTTGTTTTGATAACAGGTTTCTTCAAATAATGATGTCGTGTTCCTTAATCTCTGGTCTGAAAGGGGCACCTTTCATTGTCTCTCTGAAGATTCAATTAGAAGAAATGTGGTTTTCATCCTTACTTTGGACTTTTCTAAACTAAGTTTTGATCTTTCTGTGTTAGGACAGTATTATCTAAACTGTAAACCTTGTCTTTTCATAGACTTACTGTGACCTGGAAGCCAGGGCAGACGTGTCAAGATAACAAAAATATGCTGCTGATGAAAGCATAGAAAGTAAGAATAAATACGTTTCACATATCCTTAACTGCAAGTATTTAGAGAacaagtttttctttccaaattgttTTTACTGCATCTTCGTGTTTCAAGAGCTCAGACTGCAGCTCTTCAGGTCCTTGATGTCACTTAGACACCAGTAGTTTTGGCTTAAGCAGTACTAAGCACACATAGTGGTGTCTGTTGTCTTGGTCTCTCAGCTTATGAAGTGAACTGCCCAAATCTCTTCAGCTTTTCACAGTAGAAGTGAAAATCTATCCGTCAGGATACTGGGGAATCCCAATTCCAGAAGAGGAATTGGATGCACAGCTGATGTAGCTGAGGAACAGttaaatgaatgtcagtgagcTCTGCGTGTCAAACAGCACAGTGGACCTTTTTAGAAGCAGCTGGCTGGGAAATCTCAGAATTTTTTACTGACCCCTTTGTAtgcaaatctttttcttttcctctgctttctttcagtcttcGGTGATGTTTTGCAAGGCTTGTATTGCTGTATAAATTCATACAAGTACTGGGGTTTTTAAGCTCTGTAGCGGACCTCCTGTTTCATTGCTGGGATAGAGAAAGGTTGGCGTTCAAATGAGGTGAGATTTTTAACCTTCCAAGAAAAACTGAGTTGACATAAGGTATGAAAAATCAGCCTGGGAAGCTTTAGAAGAAAACGCCAccaacagaaatgctgtttgCTTGGAAACCTACTGTTCCCTAAAGAAGAGACAGAACTGAAAGATACTCTTAAGAAAAGCATAATgcttctttgctgttttgttcGTAAGTGTTAAATGAAAAGGCAAATTGCACACGGGTTGTTCTAGCTGAAGATCTGAAGGCTGTAACCTGACATGGCTGATGAAGGACAAGCAGTTCCTCCCACCTTTACTCGAAGGCATCACTTGCTACGTTGATTTTCTGTAACTTAAGCTGAGTAAGTTTTCAGTAGTTCCTATTCCAGATCATCTGTACATTTTAGTTTGTAGTAGCTGAACAGTATCACAGTGGCACACAGAAAAATCTCACTGGGACAAGACAAAAAGAAtgcagggctctgcagcccccTGTTACTCGTCTCACTGAAGGCCGTCGTGCAGATGCCAGATTTGAGCTGAGCTCCTCTGATGATGTGGCTGCAGTTTTGGGTCTGAAGCACTTTTGGAAATCAGAACAATGCAGTGCAAGTGGTGCCAGTGGTTTGGAAATGCCACCTGCAGCCTATGAGcaccaacatttgaactgcCGTCCTGTTTTTGCTGAGTACTACAACCTCAGAGGGTATTTTTTGGTATCCGATTATCTGATACTGGAAGGACTTCTGTGAGTGAGAACACCCAAAAAAGTGACGCTATCTGTGTGTGTTAGATTAGCTCACTAACGGGAGTGAGATAAGAATGTAAATAGGGACCCACAACGATGTGTAGGGACCAGCatcccagggcagcagggctggtcGTGGTCGCACGGAGACGCCGAGTCAATGTAAATATTGGTGGAGGTGACTGAGGTCAGCTGAGCGCGGCTGTGGCTCAGGAGCTGCCAGGAGCTGCCAGGATGATCCTGTCCCACcgagcagtgctgagcagccaCCTCTGAAACTGAAAGGCGTCCAGAGCAGGGAAAGTGAAGCTCTTGCGAAAGTCTGTAATAAAAGCTGCAGGAATAACTGCAGAGACCTTCAGCAATTTTACTTCAGTCCGCTTTCTTTGGTCTTAGGGGTTGTTCTTTGTGTCTTGTGCATAGAGGatgggctgtgctgtggtttgTGTGACTCTGGGTGGGGCTGCGCTCTTTGCGTTCCGGATTGAAAGCGACCACCAGAATCGATGTTTCCTGTTGATCTGTCATgttgtgctgctttgttttcagctgagtCCTTCTGCTTTTGTATTTGGTAGAAGAGGATGGGGTTTATCCACGTTCTTGTGGCTGAATGTTCGTGTCAGTGTTTGCTGTGCTTCTCACCTGGTTCTTTGATGTTTTCCTGAAATCTTCCACTGTAACTGCAGCCTCCACAAGCTCTGAGAAAACGATGTAGCTGTTATCAAATATTCATACGGTGCTTAATGAAAAAATCAAAGATGTTTTTACAAAACTCCTTTTAATAAAATCTCCTTCTCAAAGTTTTTAAAGGCCACACAGACTGCAGATTTCAGTCTCAGCTCCATGGAACTGACTTTGAGGAGCACGTTTAGCATGCTTGGCGCACAACTGCACTGTATTTCATGGTGGAAAACAAGCTGCACTGAATTCATGGTGCATTTAACCTATTGGTGCAAGACCTTGTAAATCTTCCTGATGTGGTCATTTAATTTCCTGATGTTTTGTAAGGCAGTTTCATAACTGGAGTCCTTTTGCCTCCTTTAAGTGATGAATTCTCATAAATCTAACCTTACCTGTAGAAGTGACTTACTAGATTTGTGGATCTTGGAGCATTCTGGAGCtttctgataaaaaataaaaaatctctgAGGGTCGCTTtggcttttttaattattattattatttaaccATTGGAAAGTTAACTCAGTGACTCGGAGCGTATCTAGATTGAGATGCACATTGCCGTTCCTAGGTGTTGAAACTGGGCACATCCATTTCTGCTGCCACACCACGCCAGGAGAGATGAGATTCTCAGTAAGGAAGAATCAAAAGGATGCTGTCAGCTCACAGCACGGCACTGGGATGTTTTAGGACGTCTTTCACATCGCTGATGCTGACTTTGTTTTCACAAGCTCACGTGCTTTTTAACCACcttggatttttaaaaactttttccgagcttttcttttttcgtGCTGGCCGACAAAACTCCCCCAGCAGGAAAGCAGTCACTGGTGCTGAAGAACATCTCACAAATGTTGTTCCTAAAACGCATAATGGGGACAAAATCCTGGGTCTGCTCTGTGTTGGCATTGGATATTTCACGTATGGTCTTTTTTAAAGCCTGTTTTTAAAGTCTGTGCTTAAAATCTGTGTTTATCTGTTGGTTTAAAACACTGTGAGTTGATGGAAAAAATGTAACcacccttcctcctttcctacTTTTGAAATACAATCACTTTTATTTTACTGGGttcttttatacattttttctttcagacaagCCTGAaaatttttcacatttccaaACCCACTGGAATgccaattattatttttttaatcattaaaacGTTTTATTGCCATTCAAGATGTTTTGGTCCAACCCAAAGCACCCAGCTCCGCTCCTGAGCCGCCCGCCGGCCAACAAAGCGGGACGGGCTGCTTGAATTCGGGCTGGTTTGGAAGCCCAAAAACAGCCCCGAGAGCAGCGGGGTGCAGCCCCACGTGCAGGGAATTCACCCTTCTTGAGGGTGGGATCAAATCTTTacctgctttctctcttttatttttttcctaagcgGTGGATTGCTGAATTCTCTTGGTCGAATGTTAAATGTGAATGCTGTATGTAGTGCGGTTCTTTTATAGTTAAAGAACATAAAGTGTTAAATGTTAATCTCCCAGTAAGTGGACTCaattttttctggttttccaTTGAAAGGAAGAGCAGTAATTAATTACCAGACTTGGTAGCAAAGCTGTGAGATTCTTTAAGCTGGAAATGTAATTGAGAGTAGATTTGCCAGCGTTACTTCAGAGAAGAGCTGGACTCAGAAATGTCCACTCCTGTGCAAATGAGCTGCACAGGAATTTGCTCACAGTTCCAGAAATGGGAAGCTGAGCTGGAAGTGAAAAATACACCAAAGCAGTTTCCATTGTTGGCAAAGGATTGGGAACTCGAGTTTCCAGGAAAGCTTAAACCTCTTCACTGGTGCTACTTGATTATACTTTTATACTTGGGTACCAAACCCGAATAAAACAGTACAGGAATTGTTGATAGTGTTTGTATCAGCACTAACAATGACTCTTAAAGTCATTTTTAAGTCGTTTTCTACAAAGCAGACTCAGCCTTGCAGCTGGAACACCTCCACCCAGCTGCTAAGTCACCTCCATTGGATAAACTCTCCCAGCTGTATCTCAGCTTCAAGTGGAACTTTCTTGGCTACAAACGGTAACTGAAATGTAGAAATGCAGAGCAGTAGATTAAACAACTGGCCGTGCTTCTGGAATCAACGTTTGTGGTGTGTTACTGTGCAGCACGGGCTGAAACaagtcctggtggatgagaaaaCCCACGCTCTGCTCCGTGGCCGTTCCCAGCTGCTGGGTAAATTTCTGGGCGAGTTTCCTGAAGCATGCTGAGCATTCTGAGCACTTGCAGCAGGTTTAGAACTTCTGATTAATTTACTCGAGatatcactgcatttttttcctactttaaaATTCTATTACCTCTTTCTAGCAGATGGAGAACCCTTGAGCTCCCGCCTGTGCTGATAAAAGTGCTGAGCTCAGCGCCCTCTGGTAccctggggaaaggacctggttTGTGCAATATCAGCTGGGCCAAGCAGAACAAACACCCACAAACTCTTCTtttcagaaggaatttttcAGTACAAGAACTCTTTGGGATatggaaggaggggaaaaatcATGTAGGATGTTACACAGAAAGGTGGTGCTACTCAGTGGAGCTGACAGGCATGGAGAGGACTGGTAGCCACTGTCCAGTGGCTTTGTGAACTCAGGGATCGCAGGCTGAGCTCTCACACAGGGCAGCCACACGAGTTCATCTGTTCATTGCAGCAATCAGAACTGCCTGCTCTGTGGAAGAACAGAGAAGCATTTAGCAGAGCTTGAGCCTGAATGCTCCTCTTACAGACCTGGGGGCTCCCCGAGGTGCAGGGCAAGTAACTCCAGCCTCCCCATTGCCTCGTACACCCCTGTAATGCTCACGTTTTGCTTTCACAACAGCCTGTGACAAGGAATTCCAGTGCCTGCCTATGTTAGGTGAGGAACCACATCTGCCTGCTCTGATGCTGCTGACTGCTGTCGCTGTATTTGCTGTCAGCTTCCTCGCACCAGAACCAGCAGCTAACAGACACTTCCTATTGATCCTGATGTGATTTTACAGATTCCTATACATTTTATAGATTTTACAGATTTCCATATCTCacctgcttcatttttttcctgctttcgCTGTCTCACACTCCACTGGCATTcatgcaaagctgtgctggattttatcatttcccttttctcctctgGATGATTACATGTTCCTGCATATACTGTGTGAGCTGAGGGATGCGAGGGTTGCATAAAGGGTTCAACATGCACTATTAATTGATGGTAAAAGCTCAGAAGCTGCATACAAGTGTTGGATGAGGAATGGTGAGGGCGAGGAGGGCTGTCCCTgactgctgtgctggctgttATGGGCTCAGCCAACGCACTGCTCTGACTTGGATGTAAGTCCAAATGAATTGCGTGGCACTCAGGTGATGCTGCTCAGAGAAAGGCACGAACCAGCAGTGCTGGATGGCTGGAAGGAGCTGGTCAGACGTAGATGCATCAGATTCAGATGTTTCTGGATGATAATTAACACCATTGTCCTGAATGGTGAAGAAATCCATGTAAAACGCTGTGTAAATTTGAGGCACTTTCTCGTGTTCAAGAATGATTCATTGGAGCTGGTCAGGCACAAAAGGAGAATTACACAATAGGTGTCAGGAAAGATTTTAAGTGTGGCATGCACAGCAAAATCCCAAAGGAGGCAGAATTTAGAAAACTGCAGAAGTTGATAAAAAGGGGAATGAAACTGGTGAAAAAAATGATACAACATaaatggatgtaatttgaataTGAGGACATGAGAGACAAGGGGAATGTTTGTAACTATCAGAGAAAAAAGTCATTAGAtatcttctgcttttgctgtggtGAGGAAAGGAACGTAAATTGTTTCAAGATGGAATGTCTGAGGTTTATGCAAGGGAAGGCTAAAAGGACACAGAGGATACAGCTAAAGCAGAATGGCTCCCACgggaaaacaaatgtttttaacaaATAAGTGGGGTGTAAAGAGAGGGAAAGGTGCTGGTGGTGAGAAGAGGATGGTGAAGGATCTCAGACTTCGAGTGAGAGAAGCCAAGAGGTCGAGGAAGCAGGACTTTAGACCTTATGCTTTTTTTCCGAAGACAACTGAGATgcgaagaaaaaaaatttcatctCATCTTGGGGAAGCTGCAAACGTGTTAAGGAAGGATTTGGGTCATCCAGGCCCGTGTTATACATAAAGGTGTGCGAAGGAAACAACCGGGGCATCGCATCCCCTCCCGGGCGGCACGTGGGTGGCAGAGGAAGGCAGCGAAGGCTGCAGGGCGGTCAGGCGGAGGAAGCTGCTGGGCTGCGCCTGCAATCGGTGCGTTGCCCCTTTAATTGTGTCCCCAGCCCTCGGGCGTCTCTGTCCGACGCCCACGTCAGCAAATACCTTTTGTTTCTCTCCGTCCGAGCTTCCAGGGCTCGGGGCTGCGGGAGCGGGGCGCCGAGCGTGCCCCGACGGGAGCCGNNNNNNNNNNNNNNNNNNNNNNNNNNNNNNNNNNNNNNNNNNNNNNNNNNNNNNNNNNNNNNNNNNNNNNNNNNNNNNNNNNNNNNNNNNNNNNNNNNNNGGCCGTGCCTCGCCCTCCCGAGGCGAAGGAGCCCGGCCCGGCTGGGCTGCAGGCGCTGGAGCTGCCGAACGCGCTCAGCTCAGATGTGAGGCTGCAGCGGGAGGGAAGGAGCGCAGCCCGGCGCAGAGCTCGTGGCGCGGCCCTGGgctcccctccctgctgcagcgGAGCGTTCTCTGACCGCCGGCTCTGAAAGCCTTTCTGCCCGATCCGCCCTGAAGAAAGTTGGGAGAACAACACGTGGGGCCCCCGGCAGCCCCCGCCCCGCGTTCCTCCACCCCGTGAGCCCCCTACTCACGGCGCCCgctgagctcagcacagcccgATCCCCCCTGCCTGGCAGAGCGGTCGCCCACCTCAGTGCACATCTGTCATCTGGGATTCACGCAGCATCAGCTGCATCACAATAGCACGCCCAGGCTACAGGTGCCTCAATGCCCCTTCCCACCAGGGCATGAGCAGGGCCTGGTGGCCCTACGCATGCCAAGAGGGCACGGGGATCCCCTGGCCACTGCGATGCTGTTGTCGAGTTGCTGGGGGTAGACCTGAGATTGAACGGCCCCGGTGTGCGAGAGAACATGGAGGAGTTTTTGCTTGCCAGCGGCTACCAGCTTGGCAAAACCATTGGGGAGGGAGCTTACTCCAAAGTGAAGGAGGCCTTTTCCCATAAGCACCAGAAGAAAGTAGCGATTAAAATAATTGATAAGAGTGCAAGTCCGGAAGGTAAGAATAGCCCCAAAGAGCTTCCAGGCTGAGGCACCATCCCTCCTTGGAAGCTTTTCattcctgccagaaaatgagTTTCCCAAACTTTCCACCTAAGAGCAGACAGGGAAGGTGGGTGTTGAGGGCAGCGCAGAGCAGCCGGGGGGCCACAGCCCGGGGGGGGGTTTAACCggctcctccagctgcagagatggccaaaagcagcagagctcagatcCCCTCCAGATAAGGGTCCTGTGAGGAGCCAGGCACCCACAGCACAACCTCCCCTCCTGCCCACCCTGTGGCTGCAGCCAGGCCAGGTGCCGGGGCCCAGCGGCTCAGGAACCGAGAGTGAATTTTCCTCCTCTTGGCAGAGTTCATTCAGAAATTCCTGCCGCGGGAGCTGCAGATCATCGAGCGCTTGGACCACAAGAACATCATCCACGTGTACGAGGTGCTGGAGTCTGCAGAGGGGAAGATCTACCTGGTGATGGAGCTGGCCGAGGACGGGGACATCTTCGACTACGTGGCACACGAGGGTCCCCTGCCTGAGCACCGCGCCAAAGCGATCTTCCGCCAGCTGGTCGAGGCCATCCAGTACTGCCACAGCTGCGGGGTGGCTCACCGCGACCTCAAGTGCGAGAACGCGCTGCTGCAGGGCCAGACCGTGAAGCTGACGGACTTCAGCTTCGCcaagcagctccctgcaggcagccGGGAGCTGAGCCGCACCTTCTGCGGCAGCATGGCCTACGCGGCGCCCGAAGTGCTGCAGGGGGTGCCTCACGACAGCCGCAAGGTCGACATCTGGAGCTTGGGCGTCATCCTCTACGTCCTGCTGTGCGCCCACCTGCCCTTCGACGACACCAACATCCCGCAGATGAtgtgccagcagcagaaaggcGTCTCCCTGCCCAGGCACCTGGGGGTCTCCAGGTCGTGCCAGGACCTCCTGAAAAGGCTCCTGGAACCAGACATGGTCCTGCGGCCCTCGGTGGAGCGGCTCAGCAGGCACCCCTGGCTGGCCAGACCCTGAGAAGCGCTCACCCCGCCCCCCCCACGGGGAGGGATTGCTTCTAGGATGCCAATAAACTCGGATGTCAGTGTTTCCCACTAATTCAGCCACACGAGTGCTGCCAGAGACGAGGTCTGTTTCACACTCGGCCATTTTTACCTGCTCCCTCACAGCCCCTGGCCTTCAGCAGCAGGGAACAGAGCAGACCAAGCAGATTCACCCCCAtgtcctcatccccatccccctCCCCACTGAGTAAACTTCCCTTGAGGTGAGGgggaggaaagcaaaaagaaatttaaagcaGTTGATCCTCTTGAGGCAGCTGTCCCCAGCCCACAACAGGCAAAAGAAATGAGGACGCAGGTGGTGACTGCTGAATTCTTTTAATTGCTGTTAACTGCAAGTCTGTAAAAGGTTTGGAGAAAGTCATTGTTACAAAACTACCAGCTGTTAGAATTGTTCCTGGTTTTTCACCCCAGCTAGAAAAGGCTCAGGGAGATGCGGAATAGTTTCAAACAGAGAATATTGCACAGACAACCAAATGGTTAATTTgactaaagaaaaaagagagacacAAGAGCAGCGCAGCCCCAGAGCTCTGGATCCAGCCTGACTCACAGACCTGagggagcacagccctgagcgccctgccccacagcagccccacagcaggaACCGCCCCACCGCTGTCCGGCGTTTGCTCACAACAGGTTTTTCTGCCTCAGCCAAACGCAGCCCACGACAGGGTGAGGCTGTGCAGGTTGCAGAGGCTCTGCTGCGCCTGCCGGACGCTCAGcgggagctgagctgcagttcAGTCCCTGGTCCTCATGggttctgcagcacagacaaGCTCTCATGTAAGGGCCTCAAGTCAGTGCTGCCACCAACCCACACGCATAGGCGGCCGCGTCTGAATGTCCCCGAATGTGGGGGGGAGAAATATCTAAGAGCACCTACACTAACGCAATTCAGAAACGAGGAAACCCACAGCTCAAATGAAGCAGCCGAGGAAGGGGCAGAAGAACAAAGGTAGCACGTATGAAACCACCTCCCAAAAGGCCAAGCACAGCTCCGCCCCTTTAGGGTAACCTCCTTCACGACATCCACTGAGGAGCATCTCCTGACATTAAGAGTGAACTGCCCTGCAAAGGGGCGGTGGGGCTGAAGGAAGGATTGCAAGCAGTCGCAGGGGCTCAAGTGAAGGAAACCAAATGAGCAGAGGGCGGCCCATGGCCCCGGGGTAGACAAAggtgggctgcagctctgcaaaggGCACGGCTGCAGCACGGTGCTGCTCCAGGCTGACCCAAAGCACCGCCCACCCAGGAAGGGCTCAGGAAAGAGCAAGCCACAAGCACTCCGCTTGGAGAATTTAATACAAGTACACAAAATGCAGTAAAGAAAGGCAGTGCAGCTGTTCTAGCTGCAAAGAGGACAACATCAAGCCTTGGCTCTTAGAGGAGCCATTGCTCTTGCTGCAGGAGACAGGAGTTTCCATTAGAAGAAGCTTCCAAGACAAAAAGCCAGGCAGAAGCTAAGGGTTTGGCAGGGAGTTTAGCTCCTTCCAGCGCGGCCCAGCTTCAGGCCAAAGCCAAAAGCCAACTGCTTTCCTTTGCAGCCGTGAGTGTGACAGCAGACGGGacttctgctgcagc includes:
- the TSSK3 gene encoding testis-specific serine/threonine-protein kinase 3; the encoded protein is MEEFLLASGYQLGKTIGEGAYSKVKEAFSHKHQKKVAIKIIDKSASPEEFIQKFLPRELQIIERLDHKNIIHVYEVLESAEGKIYLVMELAEDGDIFDYVAHEGPLPEHRAKAIFRQLVEAIQYCHSCGVAHRDLKCENALLQGQTVKLTDFSFAKQLPAGSRELSRTFCGSMAYAAPEVLQGVPHDSRKVDIWSLGVILYVLLCAHLPFDDTNIPQMMCQQQKGVSLPRHLGVSRSCQDLLKRLLEPDMVLRPSVERLSRHPWLARP